The genomic DNA CCGGGCAATTGCGGACAATTTTTCGACCATCTCGCCGACGATCTATGCTGGCAAGGGCATGGGCGACCTGCCGGATGCGCTTGTCTGGCTGCGCCCCGTCGCCATCACGGCGGAGGCCGGGCCGGCACTCACGACGGGCGCCGGACAGCCCAATGCGTTCAACTACGGCTTTACCGTGCAGTACAGCCTGCCATACCTGGAACAGCACGTGCATTCGCTGGGCTTGCCGCAGCCGCTTTCGAACCTGATTCCGCTTGTCGAGATTCCACTTTCGCGAAGCCAGGGGCAGACCACCGGTACCGTCAACCCCGGCTTTATCTGGCTCAACCGTTACGGTCAGTTCGGCATCGAAGCGCAGATCCCGATCAACCGCGCAAGCGGCTCACACGTCGGTGTTCTGGTACAGGCACATCTGTTCTTCGACGACATCGCGCCGACAACCATCGGCAAGCCTTTGTTCAACTGGTAATGGAGCATTGCATGTACTCAAGCCGTCGCTTCCGGACCTGCATCACGCTCGCTGCCTTCGTGCTCGGATCGGGGGCGGCCGGCACGGTCTGGGCGCATGTCTTCCCGCGTACGCAGGTGCCCGCAGCTGGCGCCACGGTGACTTCGCCTGGCGAGGTGCGAATCGTTTTCGATGGGCCATTGGAAGCCGCCTTCTCGACTGTGACCGTCACCGATGCAAGCGGCAAACAGGTCAACACTGCAAAAGCCGCCGCCGATGCGAAAGATCAGGATGCGATCGAGGTCGCTTTGCCGCCCTTACCGACGGGACACTACACCGTGCATTGGGCGGCAGTTGCATCCGATGGTCACCGCACGCATGGCGACTACGGCTTCGACGTAAAGTAGGAATCAGCGCTCAAAACCGGATTGTGATCCGCGCATTTTCTGACGTTTTATCCGGCGGCGCGTAGGACGACGGTCCGGTACGGTGTCGAAGCGGATGATCGCAGCAGTGGAGCGAGCGCCGCGGTTCATGACCGGGTACCGCCTCGTGCACTTCGCATGCGCGCCTGCAGCGTCGCGAGGCCGCAATCGGCAGCACGCGACCCGGTGTCGACCTTCGTAGGACTTGTGCGAAGGGCCGTCCAACGCCTGAGAGCGGCCATCCATGTCGTCTTTCGAGGCCTGCCACTGGCCGGCAAACGACACGCGCGAACCCTTGTAGCACTTTCGTCTGTTTCGCCTTCCCTGGAGCGCCCTACCTTGATCCGGGCTACCGAGTGCTTCCCAAGCCAACGGGCTTTGCGCATGGACATCAGCGCGCGTGATTTAGAACAAGGAAAACTGCCCACGCGAGCGAGACCATCGCGCAGCTCCAGAGAAGGATCGACGTCAAGGCATCGCGACTGATCTTCGGAATCTTGGGATTCCCGGCAGCCGGGCTATCCTTGATGTTTAAGCCTGCGGTCCTGCGTCGTGCTTTCATGAAATCTCGACCGAGCCATGGTCATCGCAATGATCGCCGTGCGGATGATGCAGGTGGCCGTTGACCAGGTAATCGACATGATCGCCATGCGGTACTGGCTCGTGTCCGCAGCCTGGGCCATGTACATGGCCCGATTCATGGCCACCGCAATCTGATGTACATTGGTCCGGATTTACCGAACTGACCTCGATCTTGTGTTCGTCTACATGATCGCCGTGCGGATGGTGCAAATGACCATCGTGCAGGTAGTCTACGTGGTCGCCATGCTTGATTGCGGTGTGTCCGCAGCCTGGGCCGTGCTGATGTTGATGGTTGGCGTGATGAGGTTCGTTGCATGCACTCATGCTTGTCTCCTTTGTCCGCTTGGCCGCACCACCGGCCACCTGTGTACTCGTCATCGATGAGGACTTCAACGCGTCGAACCTGCCCGGAGGGCAGTCGCGCGCCACCCGGACAATCGCGTGGCTCGCTTGCCATAAAGATACTCCTAGCCACTACGAAAATCACATGCAGACTTCCGCGCAGGCAGCGCATACTTTTACGGGTTGTTTACATCCCTTTCTTCGGACTGCAGTCCGGCCGAGAACCGACGCTCGCTGGTTTTACGTGAATGACTCAGCTTGGCCGCACTCCGTCCGATGCTGAATCGATAAGGCATGCCGCGTATTCAGCGTGCGGCAGTCACAACCTGACCAAATAGAGACTTCAGGTAAATTTTTGTGAGCGTCCGATGGTCCGCAGAAAGCGGACACCGGCTCGCAGCCAATCACGTCTCGTGGAATCCAACTCGACCGAGCGAGCGTGTACAGATCGAACATCCTGGCTACGGGTATCGAATAACCAGGTCAGCTTGCGGCTGGAAGTTGAAACTGGTCAGCCAGGTCTCCAAGACTCCAATCATGGCCTATTTCATGCTGCACATCCTGGTCCGCTGCCGGTCGCCCGCCCCGCAGTGAATTCGTCCGTAGTCGCCACTTTCTGGCGGCCCGACGCTCGCGCAACACCTGAACCAGGCGTCAGCTACGTCACTCCGACGAGACGATAGCCCACGGCGGTTTCCGTCAACATGTACTCGGGTTGCGCTGGATCACGCTCCAGCTTCTGCCTGAGATGGGCCATGTAAATGCGCAGGTAGTGAAGATTGCTCGCCCGTCCGGGGCCCCATACCTCGATCAGTAGCTGTCTGTGCGTGAGTACCGATCCCGCACGTCGCGCAAGCGCGATGAGTAGCCGGAATTCGATTGGAGTCAGATGAACCGGTAGGCCATTCCGCTCGACAGTGCGAGTCTCCAGATCGACCGCGACATCACCGAACCTTATCCGGCGCGAGTCTGCTGTCACGGACGGGTTCAGCCTGCGCAACTGGACACGGATACGCGCGGCGAGCTCCGCAATGCTGAAGGGTTTTTCGACATAATCGTCAGCACCGGCGTCCAGTGCTGCGATCTTGTCTTCTTCGCGACGACGCGCGGATAGCACAACGATCGGGATCGAAGACCATGCGCGCAATTCGCGAATTACCTCAAGGCCGTCCATGTCAGGAAGACCCAGATCGACTATGAGGATATCCGGTCGCATGCTTGCGGCTGCGGTGATGCCCTGCCGGCCTGTCTCGACGCCGGTGATGCGCAGAGTTTCATTTTCCAGTGCCGTGCGCAACATGCGTCTGAGGTATTTATCGTCTTCGATCAGCACAACATTGACTGCTGGTTCCATCGGGCTTGTACTCGTTCGTCGCCGCGCCAGATACGAATGCCGTACGAGGGCCGGCGCAAATGCGCCAGATCGTCGTGTCAGGAAGACATTGCGGCTCAGCTACCAGCACTCAATAGGGGCGCGACAGGCCCCACGCGCGTCACGCTGTTGCATCACGCGCGCGGGTGCCGTTCTTACCGGAACATGGTCCGTGCAGTCAATTCACTGGCTTGAGATCGTCGAGTGCGAGGTTAAGCTTCAGCACATTGACACGCCGCTCACCGAAGATGCCGAGCTGGCGACCGCTCGTGCTCTGTGCGATCAGGCCGTCGATCTGTTCGCGCGACAACCCGCGCGCTTTTGCGACCCGGGCAGCCTGATAGGCTGCCGCAGCGGGACTGATTTCGGGGTCTAGGCCGCTTGCGGATGACGTTACCAGATCGACAGGAATCGGTGCCGTGTTCGCAGGGTCCGCATCGTGAAGGGCCGAGATGCGCCCCTTGACCTCGTCTGCGAGTGCCGGGTTAGTGGGACCCAGGTTCGATCCGCCCGACGACTGTGCGTTGTACGGATTCGGCGTCGTCGCCGAGAGACGGCCCCAGAAATAGTAGGGCGCATCAAACTGCTGACCAAGCAGTGTGGAGCCCACAGTTTTTCCGTTTTTCTCAATCAGGCTGCCGTTTGCCTGATTCGGAAACACAGCCTGACTCACTGCGGTCACGGCAGCGGGAAAGATGAGGCCCGTCAGTACCGTCATGGCAATGAACAGGGTAAACAGCGGACGTAACAGATTTTTCATGATCGTTAGCTCAAAAATGCGAGTCCATGTGCAGGGTGCCAGGGAGACGGGCTCGCGAGATCCTACTCACAAGGCCGCACACAACTCATGCCCAGCCGCATGCGGCAATCACCATGTCAATCAGCTTGATGCACGGGAACGGCAGGATGATGCCGCCGAGGCCGTACACCAGCAGGTTGCGGCGCAACAGCGAAGCCGCACCGATCGCGCGATACTTGACGCCCTTCAATGCCAGCGGAATCAGCATCACGATGATGATCGCGTTGAAGATCACCGCCGACAGGATCGCCGAGGCCGGCGTGGTCAGATGCATCACGTCGAGCACGCGCAGTTGCGGATAGGTCGAGGCGAACGCCGCGGGAATGATCGCGAAGTACTTCGCGACGTCGTTGGCGATCGAGAACGTGGTCAGCGAACCGCGCGTCATCAGCATCTGCTTGCCGATCTCGACAATCTCGATCAGCTTCGTCGGATTCGAGTCGAGGTCGACCATGTTGCCCGCTTCCTTCGCGGCCTGCGTACCGGTGTTCATCGCCACCGCGACGTCGGCCTGCGCGAGCGCCGGTGCGTCGTTGGTGCCGTCGCCGGTCATCGCGACCATGCGGCCTTCGGACTGGTGCGCGCGGATCGTCGCGAGCTTCGCTTCCGGCGTCGCTTCCGCGAGGAAGTCGTCGACGCCTGCTTCGGCTGCGATCGCCGCGGCGGTCAGCCGGTTGTCGCCGGTCACCATCACGGTCTTGATGCCCATCTTGCGCAGTTCGGCAAAGCGCTCCTTGATGCCACCCTTCACGACGTCCTTCAGCTCGATCACGCCGAGCACGCGCGCGCCATGCTCGCCCTTCTCGGCGACCACGAGCGGCGTGCTGCCGCGCCGCGCGACTTCGGTCACGACGTTGTTCACTTCAGCCGGGTAACGGCCGCCGCGCGCTTCGACGTAGGCCTTCACGGCATCCGACGCGCCCTTGCGGATCTCGCGGTCCGCGAGGTCGACGCCGCTCATGCGGGTCTGCGCACTGAAGCCGATAAAGACCGGGTGGAGCGCGGCCATATCGCGCTGGCGAATGTTGAAGCGCTGCTTCGCGAGCACGACGACGCTACGGCCTTCCGGCGTTTCGTCGGACAGCGACGCGAGTTGCGCGGCGTCCGCGAGTGCTTCCTCGGTGACGCCCGGCGCCGGCACGAAGGCCGAAGCCTGGCGATTACCGAGCGTGATCGTGCCGGTCTTGTCGAGCAGCAGCACGTCGACGTCGCCGGCCGCTTCAACCGCGCGGCCCGACGTCGCGATCACGTTCGCCTGCATCATGCGGCTCATGCCGGCCACGCCGATCGCGGACAGCAAACCGCCGATCGTGGTCGGAATCAGGCAGACGAGCAGCGCGACGAGCGCGGTGATCGTCACCACGTGACCCGCCTTGACCGCCTCGACCGCAAACATCGAGAACGGCAGCAGCGTGGCGGTGGCCAGCAGCAGCACGATCGACAACGCGACGAGCAGAATGGTCAGCGCGATTTCGTTCGGCGTTTTCTGACGCTTCGCGCCTTCCACCATCGCGATCATGCGGTCGAGGAACGCTTCGCCCGGGTTCACCGTCACGCGCACGACGATCCAGTCCGACAGCACGCGCGTACCGCCGGTCACCGACGAAAAGTCGCCGCCCGACTCGCGGATCACCGGCGCGGATTCACCGGTAATCGCCGATTCGTCGACCGATGCGACGCCTTCGATCACTTCGCCGTCGGCCGGAATCGTGTCGCCCGTTTCGACGAGCACGACATCGCCCTTGCGCAGATCGGTAGCCGTCATGATGCGGATCGGCGCCTTCGGATGCGGCTCGTTGAGCTTCTTGGCCATCACGTCTTTCTTCGCACTGCGCAGCGACGCGGCCTGGGCCTTTGAACGGCCTTCGGCAAGCGCCTCCGCGAAGTTGGCGAAGAGCACCGTGAACCACAGCCACAGCGTCACGGCGAGAATGAAGCCCGCCGGCGCCTCGGCCTGTCCGAAGAGCGCTGCCAACCACAGGATCGTGGTCAGGATGCTGCCGACGTACACGCAGAACATCACCGGGTTGCGGAACTGCGTGCGCGGCGTCAGTTTCCTGAAGGAGTCCACGATCGCCGGCTTGACGAGTGCAGGGTCGAACATCGAGTGTGCCCTGTTACCGACCGACCCGGACCAGTCGTTATTCTGGACCGGCGTCTTGTTCGCATTATTCATAAATACCTCGAGTTCAGTGACCCGCGAGCATCTGCAGATGCTCGGCAATCGGACCCAGGGCGAGCGCCGGCACGAAAGTCAGCGCACCAATCAGCATGACCGAGCCGAGCAGCATCACGACGAACAACGGGCCGTGCGTGGGCAGCGTGCCTTCGGTAACCGCGAGCCGCTTTTTTGCGGCAAGCGAGCCAGCAATGGCAAGCACAGCGACGATCGGCACAAAACGGCCGAACCACATGGCGATCGCAAGCAGCACGTTATAGAACGGAGTATTGACGGAGAGGCCCGCGAAAGCGCTGCCATTGTTGTTGCCGGCCGACGTAAAGGCATAAAGGATTTCCGAGAATCCATGGGTGCCGGGGTTGGCGATGCCTGCAGTGCCGAGTGGTGAGATCACACCGATCGACGTACCTACCAGCACGATCATCGGCATCACGAGGATCGCAATGGATGCCATCTTCATGTCGTAGGCTTCAATCTTCTTGCCAATGTATTCGGGCGTACGACCGATCATGAGGCCGGCGATAAACACCGCAAGCAGCGCAAAGACCAGCATGCCGTACAGGCCAGAACCAACGCCTCCGAAGACGACCTCGCCGAGTTGCATCATCAGGATGGGTACCAGACCTCCCAACGGGGTAAGCGAATCGTGCATGTTGTTCACAGCACCACATGACGCAGCGGTCGTCGCCACAGTGAAGATGCCCGAATCGGCAATGCCAAAGCGAACTTCCTTGCCTTCCTGATTGCCCCCTGCCTGCATAGCGGACGCACTCTGGTCGACATTTAGCGATGCAAACATCGGGTTGCCCGCCTGCTCTGCCGAAATCTCACTCCAGCAGGCTACAGCGAACGCGATTGTCATCGCGGCAAGCACTGCGTATCCCTGCCGCCGGTCGCCTACCATGCGACCGAAGACCATGCAAAGCGCCGCGCCGATCGATAGCATCGTGACAAGCTGGACGAAGTTCGAAAGCGGTGTCGGGTTCTCAAACGGGTGCGCCGAATTCGCGTTGAAGAATCCGCCACCGTTGGTACCAAGCATCTTGATTGCTTCCTGCGACGCGACCGGTCCCATCGCGATCGTCTGCCGGTCGGCTTTGACGTCCTGCATCACCGGGTTACCCTTGGCGTCCTTCACGGCATTGCCCTGTGCATCCGTTTTCGGAGTCTGGTACGTCGTGACCTGGACCGTCGAGACGTCCTGGTATGCCTTGAAATTCTGGATCGCTCCCTGGCTGACGAAGAAGATTGCAAGCAGGAACGAGATAGGCAGCAGGATATAGAGTGTCGTGCGAGTCATGTCGACCCAGAAATTGCCAATCGTCTTCACCGAGTGACGGGCAAAGCCGCGGATCAAGGCGACAACGACGGCAATCCCGGTCGCTGCAGACATGAAGTTCTGCACGGTGAACGCAAGCATCTGGGAGAGATAGCTGACAGTCGATTCGCCCGAGTAGTCCTGCCAGTTCGTGTTGGTCACAAAGCTCACCGCCGTATTGAACGCTGCATCCGGTGTCATCGGCCCAAAGGCCTGCGGATTGGCGGGGAGCCATTGCTGCACGCGCAGGATCACGTACACAGCGAGTGCGCCGAGCGCATTGAACAGCAGCACGGCGACCACGTAGTGCTTCCATGACATTTCCGATTCCGGATCAACCCCCGCCACGCGATAAAGCAGATGCTCTAGCGGGCGACCGATCCGGCGCACGACGACCGAAGAGCCGTCGAGTACTCCTGTCATGTAACGACCGAGCGGAATCGCGATCGCGATCAGCACGACGATAAACAGGACCATCTGAAACAGGTTGCTGGCATTCATTCGAGCACCTCAGCACGAAAGAGCGCGTACGCCAGGTACACGAGAAGCAATCCGGTAGAGCCCCCGGCGAGCCACAACATCCAGGCGTTCATGCCCGACCTCCTGACGTGCGGCGATTCAGTTTTTCGCAGCCGGTGGCCAGTGCCAGGCACAGCGAACAGAACGCGACAATGCCGGCGATATAGATAACGTCCATGCTTGGAATCTCCAGTAACGGATCAAACGCGGCTAGGAGAGTAAGAAAAATGGCGTAAACGCGGCGCATAGCCGGAGGGGGTTTGGGTAAAAACGGTGTAAACGTGAAAATGGCAATCCCG from Paraburkholderia edwinii includes the following:
- a CDS encoding copper resistance CopC family protein is translated as MYSSRRFRTCITLAAFVLGSGAAGTVWAHVFPRTQVPAAGATVTSPGEVRIVFDGPLEAAFSTVTVTDASGKQVNTAKAAADAKDQDAIEVALPPLPTGHYTVHWAAVASDGHRTHGDYGFDVK
- a CDS encoding response regulator, whose amino-acid sequence is MEPAVNVVLIEDDKYLRRMLRTALENETLRITGVETGRQGITAAASMRPDILIVDLGLPDMDGLEVIRELRAWSSIPIVVLSARRREEDKIAALDAGADDYVEKPFSIAELAARIRVQLRRLNPSVTADSRRIRFGDVAVDLETRTVERNGLPVHLTPIEFRLLIALARRAGSVLTHRQLLIEVWGPGRASNLHYLRIYMAHLRQKLERDPAQPEYMLTETAVGYRLVGVT
- the kdpC gene encoding potassium-transporting ATPase subunit KdpC yields the protein MKNLLRPLFTLFIAMTVLTGLIFPAAVTAVSQAVFPNQANGSLIEKNGKTVGSTLLGQQFDAPYYFWGRLSATTPNPYNAQSSGGSNLGPTNPALADEVKGRISALHDADPANTAPIPVDLVTSSASGLDPEISPAAAAYQAARVAKARGLSREQIDGLIAQSTSGRQLGIFGERRVNVLKLNLALDDLKPVN
- the kdpB gene encoding potassium-transporting ATPase subunit KdpB, with translation MFDPALVKPAIVDSFRKLTPRTQFRNPVMFCVYVGSILTTILWLAALFGQAEAPAGFILAVTLWLWFTVLFANFAEALAEGRSKAQAASLRSAKKDVMAKKLNEPHPKAPIRIMTATDLRKGDVVLVETGDTIPADGEVIEGVASVDESAITGESAPVIRESGGDFSSVTGGTRVLSDWIVVRVTVNPGEAFLDRMIAMVEGAKRQKTPNEIALTILLVALSIVLLLATATLLPFSMFAVEAVKAGHVVTITALVALLVCLIPTTIGGLLSAIGVAGMSRMMQANVIATSGRAVEAAGDVDVLLLDKTGTITLGNRQASAFVPAPGVTEEALADAAQLASLSDETPEGRSVVVLAKQRFNIRQRDMAALHPVFIGFSAQTRMSGVDLADREIRKGASDAVKAYVEARGGRYPAEVNNVVTEVARRGSTPLVVAEKGEHGARVLGVIELKDVVKGGIKERFAELRKMGIKTVMVTGDNRLTAAAIAAEAGVDDFLAEATPEAKLATIRAHQSEGRMVAMTGDGTNDAPALAQADVAVAMNTGTQAAKEAGNMVDLDSNPTKLIEIVEIGKQMLMTRGSLTTFSIANDVAKYFAIIPAAFASTYPQLRVLDVMHLTTPASAILSAVIFNAIIIVMLIPLALKGVKYRAIGAASLLRRNLLVYGLGGIILPFPCIKLIDMVIAACGWA
- the kdpA gene encoding potassium-transporting ATPase subunit KdpA, with product MNASNLFQMVLFIVVLIAIAIPLGRYMTGVLDGSSVVVRRIGRPLEHLLYRVAGVDPESEMSWKHYVVAVLLFNALGALAVYVILRVQQWLPANPQAFGPMTPDAAFNTAVSFVTNTNWQDYSGESTVSYLSQMLAFTVQNFMSAATGIAVVVALIRGFARHSVKTIGNFWVDMTRTTLYILLPISFLLAIFFVSQGAIQNFKAYQDVSTVQVTTYQTPKTDAQGNAVKDAKGNPVMQDVKADRQTIAMGPVASQEAIKMLGTNGGGFFNANSAHPFENPTPLSNFVQLVTMLSIGAALCMVFGRMVGDRRQGYAVLAAMTIAFAVACWSEISAEQAGNPMFASLNVDQSASAMQAGGNQEGKEVRFGIADSGIFTVATTAASCGAVNNMHDSLTPLGGLVPILMMQLGEVVFGGVGSGLYGMLVFALLAVFIAGLMIGRTPEYIGKKIEAYDMKMASIAILVMPMIVLVGTSIGVISPLGTAGIANPGTHGFSEILYAFTSAGNNNGSAFAGLSVNTPFYNVLLAIAMWFGRFVPIVAVLAIAGSLAAKKRLAVTEGTLPTHGPLFVVMLLGSVMLIGALTFVPALALGPIAEHLQMLAGH